A genomic region of Caulobacter sp. NIBR2454 contains the following coding sequences:
- a CDS encoding tetratricopeptide repeat-containing sulfotransferase family protein: MSPTSNLLVQQGREAIGRGDLAGAERAAETRLMTDPRDIDALEIRRLIQERRGDINGAVATLRQIIGIAPDADWAHDDLVTILLKHGRMEEGEAAVRDALRADPDNPDAHNLFAALLVARNDLPAAEHHTRRALQIAGPHPGVLANLALNLLQQGRVDEADPLFRQADELEPENVATLANWSRVHEVRGELDKAQALLNRAAVAAQRTGEDVSLRRAVYLARQNKPEEALNLLNAAPKPLSGGAQLERARMLDRLGRTREAWPALVEAKATLAGEIKATYDHAAVASEFAALRAFFTRANLTRLPKSTKRTDQPQPIFILGFPRSGTTMIEQMLTSHPKVTAGGELPFVGEMPDLIERLLPGHSAFPGRLAEALTADNAHIADMLRDFYFARAARYGVIAKGAAFFTDKMPLNDVYLPLIRMAFPQAPVIRMVRHPLDVTVSMMANNLTHGFNCGYRVDTIAAHFEAMTDLTAHYGRELDDMGITLRYEDFVSRQEDQTRRLLDYVGLPYDPACMAFHKSRRFAPTPSYAQVTEPLNDRSIGRWKAYFAELAPVGQRLAPVIGALGY, translated from the coding sequence TTGTCGCCAACCTCCAACCTCCTCGTCCAACAGGGACGCGAAGCGATCGGTCGCGGCGATCTGGCCGGCGCCGAGCGGGCGGCTGAAACCCGGCTGATGACCGATCCGCGCGACATCGACGCCCTGGAGATCCGGCGCCTGATTCAGGAAAGACGCGGCGACATCAACGGCGCCGTCGCCACCCTGCGCCAGATCATCGGCATCGCGCCCGACGCCGATTGGGCGCACGACGATCTGGTCACCATCCTGCTCAAGCACGGCCGGATGGAGGAAGGCGAGGCCGCCGTCCGCGACGCCCTGCGGGCCGATCCCGACAACCCCGACGCCCACAATCTGTTCGCCGCCTTGCTGGTCGCCCGCAACGACCTGCCCGCCGCCGAACATCACACCCGCCGCGCGCTGCAGATCGCCGGGCCTCATCCCGGCGTCCTGGCCAATCTCGCCCTGAACCTGCTGCAGCAGGGGCGCGTGGACGAGGCCGACCCCCTCTTCCGCCAGGCCGACGAACTGGAGCCCGAGAACGTCGCCACCCTGGCCAACTGGTCGCGCGTTCATGAGGTTCGCGGCGAACTGGACAAGGCCCAGGCCCTGCTCAACCGCGCCGCCGTCGCCGCCCAGCGTACGGGCGAGGACGTCAGCCTGCGCCGCGCCGTCTATCTCGCTCGCCAGAACAAGCCCGAGGAGGCCCTGAACCTCCTCAACGCGGCGCCCAAGCCCCTCTCCGGCGGCGCTCAGCTGGAACGCGCCCGCATGCTCGACCGCCTGGGCCGAACGCGCGAGGCGTGGCCCGCCCTGGTCGAAGCCAAGGCGACCCTGGCGGGTGAAATCAAGGCGACCTACGATCACGCCGCCGTGGCCAGCGAGTTCGCCGCCCTGAGGGCCTTCTTCACCCGCGCCAACCTCACCCGCCTGCCAAAATCGACAAAGCGGACAGACCAGCCGCAGCCGATCTTCATCCTCGGCTTCCCGCGCTCGGGCACCACGATGATCGAGCAGATGTTGACCAGCCACCCCAAGGTGACCGCCGGCGGCGAACTGCCCTTCGTGGGCGAGATGCCTGACCTGATCGAGCGCCTGCTGCCTGGACACAGCGCCTTCCCGGGCCGGCTGGCCGAGGCGCTCACCGCCGACAACGCACATATCGCCGACATGCTGCGCGACTTCTATTTCGCCCGCGCCGCCCGATACGGCGTGATCGCCAAAGGCGCGGCCTTCTTCACCGACAAGATGCCGCTCAATGACGTCTATCTGCCGTTGATCCGCATGGCCTTTCCGCAGGCGCCGGTGATCCGCATGGTCCGCCACCCGCTGGACGTGACCGTGTCGATGATGGCCAACAACCTGACCCATGGCTTCAACTGCGGCTATCGCGTCGACACCATCGCCGCCCATTTCGAGGCGATGACCGACCTGACCGCCCACTACGGCCGCGAACTGGACGACATGGGGATCACCCTGCGCTACGAGGACTTCGTCTCCCGGCAGGAGGATCAGACCCGCCGCCTGCTCGACTATGTCGGCCTGCCCTACGATCCGGCCTGTATGGCCTTCCACAAGAGCCGACGCTTCGCCCCCACGCCCAGCTACGCCCAGGTCACCGAACCGCTCAACGACCGCTCTATCGGCCGCTGGAAAGCCTACTTCGCCGAGCTCGCTCCGGTCGGCCAAAGGCTGGCGCCGGTGATCGGGGCGCTCGGATACTAG
- the ilvD gene encoding dihydroxy-acid dehydratase has product MPAYRSRTSTHGRNMAGARGLWRATGMKDSDFGKPIIAVVNSFTQFVPGHVHLKDLGQLVAREIERAGGVAKEFNTIAVDDGIAMGHDGMLYSLPSRELIADSVEYMVNAHCADAMVCISNCDKITPGMLMASMRLNIPVVFVSGGPMEAGKVILKGKEVALDLVDAMVAAADDKVSDADVAAIERSACPTCGSCSGMFTANSMNCLTEALGLSLPGNGSVLATHADRERLFLEAGRLIVDLAHRYYTQDDDSILPRNVANFAAFENAMRLDIAMGGSSNTVLHLLAAAHEGDVPFTMADIDRLSRETPCLCKVAPAKSDVHMEDVHRAGGVMAILGQLDRAGLIHTDCPTVHSPTMGDALNRWDISRTNSESVREFFRAAPGGVPTQTAFSQARRWDDLDLDRVDGVIRGPETPFSQDGGLAVLTGNLALDGCIVKTAGVDDSILKFTGPAKVYESQDDAVSAILTGKVVAGDVVVIRYEGPRGGPGMQEMLYPTSYLKSKGLGKACALITDGRFSGGTSGLSIGHVSPEAEEGGLIGLVQDGDRIEIDIPNRTIQLAVPDAELQRRRAEMLARGADAWKPVKPRPRKVTTALRAYAAFATSAAKGAVRFVP; this is encoded by the coding sequence ATGCCGGCTTATCGCTCACGCACCTCCACCCACGGTCGCAACATGGCTGGCGCGCGCGGCCTTTGGCGCGCCACGGGGATGAAGGACAGCGATTTCGGCAAGCCGATCATCGCGGTGGTCAACTCCTTCACCCAGTTCGTGCCCGGCCACGTCCACCTCAAGGACCTGGGCCAGCTGGTGGCGCGCGAGATCGAACGCGCGGGCGGGGTCGCCAAGGAGTTCAACACCATCGCGGTCGATGACGGCATCGCCATGGGCCACGACGGCATGCTCTACAGCCTGCCCTCGCGCGAACTGATCGCCGACAGCGTCGAGTACATGGTCAACGCCCACTGCGCCGACGCCATGGTCTGCATCTCCAATTGCGACAAGATCACCCCCGGCATGCTGATGGCGTCGATGCGCCTCAACATTCCCGTGGTCTTCGTCTCCGGCGGCCCCATGGAGGCCGGCAAGGTCATCCTGAAAGGCAAGGAAGTGGCGCTGGACCTGGTGGACGCCATGGTCGCCGCCGCCGACGACAAGGTGTCGGACGCGGACGTCGCCGCCATCGAACGCTCAGCCTGCCCCACCTGCGGCTCCTGCTCGGGCATGTTCACCGCCAATTCCATGAACTGCCTAACCGAGGCCCTGGGCCTGTCCTTGCCCGGCAACGGCTCGGTCCTGGCCACCCACGCCGACCGCGAGCGCCTGTTCCTGGAAGCCGGCCGCCTGATCGTGGACCTGGCCCACCGCTACTATACCCAGGACGACGACAGCATCCTGCCGCGTAACGTGGCCAACTTCGCGGCCTTCGAGAACGCGATGCGGCTCGACATCGCCATGGGCGGCTCGTCCAACACCGTGCTGCACCTGCTGGCCGCCGCCCATGAGGGCGATGTGCCTTTCACCATGGCCGACATCGACCGCCTGTCGCGCGAGACGCCCTGCCTGTGCAAGGTCGCCCCCGCCAAGTCCGACGTTCACATGGAGGACGTCCATCGCGCCGGCGGCGTCATGGCCATCCTGGGCCAGTTGGACCGCGCCGGCCTGATCCACACCGACTGCCCCACCGTCCACAGTCCGACCATGGGCGACGCCCTGAACCGCTGGGACATTTCCCGAACCAATTCCGAGAGCGTGCGCGAGTTCTTCCGCGCCGCGCCCGGCGGCGTGCCGACCCAGACCGCCTTCAGCCAGGCGCGTCGTTGGGACGACCTGGACCTGGACCGCGTCGATGGCGTCATCCGCGGGCCCGAGACCCCCTTCTCTCAGGACGGCGGCCTGGCCGTGCTGACCGGCAACCTGGCGCTGGATGGCTGCATCGTGAAGACGGCGGGCGTCGACGACAGCATCCTGAAGTTCACCGGCCCGGCCAAGGTCTATGAAAGCCAGGACGACGCCGTCAGCGCCATCCTGACCGGCAAGGTCGTGGCCGGCGACGTGGTGGTCATCCGCTACGAAGGCCCGCGCGGCGGACCAGGCATGCAGGAAATGCTCTATCCGACCAGCTACCTGAAATCGAAGGGCCTGGGCAAAGCCTGCGCCCTGATCACCGATGGCCGCTTCTCCGGCGGCACCTCGGGCCTCAGCATCGGCCACGTCTCTCCGGAGGCGGAGGAAGGCGGACTCATCGGCCTGGTGCAGGACGGCGACCGGATCGAGATCGACATCCCCAACCGTACCATCCAGCTGGCCGTGCCGGACGCCGAGCTTCAGCGCCGTCGCGCCGAGATGCTGGCCAGGGGCGCCGACGCCTGGAAGCCGGTCAAGCCGCGCCCACGCAAGGTGACCACCGCCCTGCGCGCCTACGCCGCCTTCGCCACCAGCGCCGCCAAGGGCGCCGTGCGGTTCGTTCCCTGA
- a CDS encoding acyltransferase family protein has product MQGRLVSLDVLRGLTVIGMILVNSAAYVHYVNGFEAYPALMHAEWAGFTLADAVFPAFLFMVGVSIPMAAQGRPASAPAILARAGRLILVGLLLSNMYWLADLETYQFRPFGVLQRIGLVYAAVALLFMATGWRTRAIIAGAILVLYWPLCLIGSPDGTATDLWARGYNFAVWFDRAVLGQHAFVKGAAGYDPEGILSTLPAIAQGLIGCLVGEWLLKRPERTGVLALAGAAMTLLGLAWGFAFPVIKDIWSSSYVLLSSGLTLLVLAALHVRLDGREIGRGWNVATAFGMNAIAAYVLHYVTSAILAWDVMKLPYGWAEPLVGGPAAALVPVAIFMALNWAAMAWLQRKRWIIKI; this is encoded by the coding sequence GTGCAGGGTCGGCTGGTCTCGCTGGACGTTCTGCGCGGCCTGACGGTGATCGGCATGATCCTCGTCAATTCAGCGGCTTACGTGCATTACGTGAACGGATTTGAGGCCTATCCGGCGCTGATGCACGCGGAATGGGCGGGGTTCACACTGGCCGATGCGGTGTTCCCGGCCTTCCTGTTCATGGTCGGGGTCTCGATCCCCATGGCGGCGCAGGGGCGGCCGGCGAGCGCGCCCGCGATCCTGGCGCGGGCGGGGCGGTTGATCCTGGTCGGGCTGCTGCTGAGCAACATGTACTGGCTGGCGGACCTGGAGACCTATCAGTTCCGGCCGTTCGGGGTGCTGCAGCGGATCGGGCTGGTCTATGCGGCCGTGGCGCTGCTGTTCATGGCGACGGGTTGGCGGACGCGGGCGATCATCGCGGGCGCGATCCTGGTTCTCTATTGGCCGCTGTGCCTGATCGGGTCGCCGGACGGGACGGCGACGGACCTGTGGGCGCGGGGCTACAACTTCGCGGTCTGGTTCGACCGGGCGGTGCTGGGCCAGCACGCCTTCGTCAAAGGGGCGGCGGGCTATGATCCGGAGGGCATTCTCAGCACCTTGCCGGCCATCGCCCAGGGGCTGATCGGCTGCCTCGTGGGCGAGTGGCTGCTGAAGCGGCCGGAACGGACAGGCGTGTTGGCCCTGGCGGGCGCGGCGATGACGCTGCTGGGCCTGGCCTGGGGGTTCGCCTTCCCGGTGATCAAGGACATCTGGTCCAGCAGCTATGTTCTGCTGTCCAGCGGCCTGACCCTGCTGGTGCTGGCGGCGCTGCATGTGCGGCTGGACGGGCGCGAGATCGGGCGGGGCTGGAACGTCGCCACCGCCTTCGGGATGAACGCCATCGCCGCCTATGTGCTGCATTACGTCACCTCGGCGATTCTGGCCTGGGACGTGATGAAGCTGCCCTATGGCTGGGCTGAGCCGCTGGTCGGCGGCCCGGCGGCGGCGCTGGTTCCGGTGGCGATCTTCATGGCCCTGAACTGGGCGGCCATGGCGTGGCTCCAGCGCAAGCGCTGGATCATCAAGATCTGA
- the nagE gene encoding N-acetylglucosamine-specific PTS transporter subunit IIBC: MKSPLEILQPLGRALMLPIAVLPIAGLLLRLGQPDLLNIAFVAAAGDAIFANLGLLFAIGVAVGLARENNGAAGLAGVVGFLIATEGAKVLLHVPPEVTGDLAIAAFKAKAIAKLATPIGILSGVMGGLFYNRFSDIKLPEYLAFFGGRRFVPIITGFAGLGLALLIGVGYDAVNGGVDAISRAIVGSGEIGLFVYGLLNRLLIVTGLHHILNNIAWFIVGDFNGATGDIKRFFAGDPTAGAFQSGFFPVMMFGLPAACLAMYHAARPERRKAVGGMLFSMALTAFLTGVTEPIEFSFMFLAPALYAIHAVLTGAGMVLMDVLGVKLGFGFSAGLFDYVLNFGKATKPLMLLPVGAAYAAVYYFAFRWAIAKFDLKTPGREADSEIAAQAGAATAGGRGTDFLAALGGADNLVSVDACTTRLRLIVNSQKVVDEARLKGLGARGIVRPSDKALQVVLGPIADQVAGEIRAAGGGQAKAAPAAVEVAAKPVIAIDGAPWLKALGGVENIRELSVCSSRLRLQVADEGRVDEAALRRLGARGFARPAGALHVVIGPKAEAVAAALKKA, encoded by the coding sequence ATGAAGTCGCCGCTCGAAATCCTGCAGCCCCTGGGCCGCGCCCTGATGCTGCCCATCGCGGTCCTGCCGATCGCGGGGCTGCTGCTGCGGCTGGGCCAACCGGACCTGCTGAACATCGCTTTCGTGGCGGCGGCGGGGGATGCGATCTTCGCCAATCTGGGCTTGCTGTTCGCCATCGGCGTTGCGGTGGGGCTGGCCAGGGAGAACAACGGCGCGGCGGGGCTGGCCGGGGTGGTCGGCTTCCTGATCGCCACCGAGGGGGCCAAGGTGCTGCTGCACGTGCCGCCGGAGGTGACCGGCGACCTGGCGATCGCGGCGTTCAAGGCCAAAGCCATCGCCAAGCTGGCGACGCCCATCGGCATCCTGAGCGGGGTGATGGGCGGACTGTTCTACAACCGGTTCAGCGACATCAAGCTGCCGGAATACCTGGCGTTTTTTGGCGGTCGGCGGTTCGTGCCGATCATCACCGGCTTCGCTGGCCTCGGCTTGGCGCTGCTGATCGGCGTCGGCTACGACGCGGTGAACGGCGGGGTGGACGCGATCAGCCGGGCCATCGTGGGTTCGGGCGAGATCGGGCTGTTCGTCTATGGCCTGCTGAACCGGCTGCTGATCGTTACCGGCCTGCACCACATCCTCAACAACATCGCCTGGTTCATCGTCGGCGACTTCAACGGCGCGACGGGGGACATCAAGCGGTTCTTCGCGGGGGACCCGACGGCGGGTGCGTTCCAGTCGGGCTTCTTCCCGGTGATGATGTTCGGCCTGCCGGCGGCGTGCCTGGCCATGTACCACGCGGCGCGGCCGGAGCGGCGCAAGGCGGTGGGCGGCATGCTGTTCTCCATGGCCCTGACCGCCTTCCTGACCGGGGTCACCGAGCCGATCGAGTTCAGCTTCATGTTCCTGGCGCCGGCGCTGTACGCGATCCACGCGGTGCTGACCGGGGCGGGCATGGTGCTGATGGACGTGCTGGGGGTGAAGCTGGGCTTTGGCTTCTCGGCCGGGTTGTTCGACTACGTGCTGAACTTCGGCAAGGCGACCAAACCGCTGATGCTGCTGCCCGTGGGGGCGGCCTATGCGGCGGTCTATTACTTCGCTTTCCGCTGGGCGATCGCGAAGTTCGATCTGAAGACGCCGGGCCGTGAGGCTGACAGTGAGATCGCGGCGCAAGCGGGCGCGGCGACGGCGGGCGGTCGAGGGACGGACTTCCTGGCGGCGCTGGGCGGGGCGGACAACCTCGTCTCAGTGGACGCCTGCACCACGCGCCTGCGCCTGATCGTCAACAGCCAGAAGGTGGTGGACGAGGCGCGGCTGAAGGGCTTGGGCGCGCGCGGGATCGTGCGGCCTTCGGACAAGGCGCTGCAGGTGGTGCTGGGGCCCATCGCCGATCAGGTGGCGGGCGAGATCCGCGCGGCGGGCGGCGGACAGGCCAAGGCGGCGCCGGCGGCGGTCGAGGTCGCCGCCAAGCCGGTGATCGCCATCGACGGGGCGCCGTGGCTGAAGGCCTTGGGCGGGGTTGAAAACATTCGCGAGCTGTCGGTCTGCTCCAGCCGGCTACGGCTGCAGGTCGCCGATGAGGGCAGGGTGGACGAGGCGGCGCTTCGCAGGCTGGGCGCCCGCGGCTTCGCCCGCCCCGCCGGCGCGCTGCACGTGGTGATAGGACCCAAGGCCGAGGCGGTGGCCGCGGCGCTGAAGAAGGCCTGA
- the ptsP gene encoding phosphoenolpyruvate--protein phosphotransferase: protein MADLVLLAPLKGWIAPLDETPDAVFADRMMGDGVAIDPTDGVLHAPCDGTVVNIHRARHAVTIRSKDGVEVLMHLGLETVALEGEGFTVHVTEGQSVKASQPLVTFDLDLLAQRAKSLITPVVVTNGEAFVISTRQLNREVEVGEPLMVLRAGAGAASGETVVGGPVASRGLTVPLAHGLHARPAARIATEAKGFEAQVFIAALNRRASARSPVGLMSLAIRHGDQIIVSAEGPDAEDAVFAVAALIESGMGEAAAAPGSEPVAAPMVRASAPVDGALRGVTASPGLAIGRAIPLASREIVVEEQGQGAEFEGDALSAALASVRARIEESAQSGDAARRAILAAHAAFLDDPELVAAARRLTDENKSAGFAWRKAVGGYVDVLKSLGDRRMAERVDDLLDLERQVLLTLAGEDPEGALDLPPDAILLADEMLPSQLMALKPGQAAGFCTARGGPTSHVAILAAAMGLPAIVAAGEGVLSVTKGTALILDADAGLLRIAPDTRALEAAQMTLATRQQRRAAAQAAAREACRMSDSTRIEVFANVGSLKDAQNAVAAGAEGSGLLRTEFLFLERDTPPDEAEQARQYQAIATAMEGRPLVIRTLDIGADKPAPYLPMPAEENPALGLRGVRIGLWRPAILKTQLRAILSVQPLGQCKIMLPMISGVDELRAVRALLDEAKRELGVTQKVELGVMVETPAAAVMADALAAEADFLSIGTNDLTQYVLAMDRGNPELAARIDALDPAVLRLIAQTTAGAKLHDRWVGVCGGLASDLAAAPILIGLGVSELSATAAVVPELKALIRTLDPDRCRALAAEALKQTSAEDVRGLATRFVPGIAA from the coding sequence ATGGCCGACCTCGTCCTTCTCGCGCCCCTCAAGGGTTGGATCGCGCCGCTGGACGAAACCCCTGACGCCGTCTTCGCCGACCGGATGATGGGCGACGGGGTGGCCATCGATCCCACGGATGGGGTGCTGCATGCCCCGTGTGACGGGACGGTGGTCAACATCCATCGCGCCCGCCATGCGGTCACCATCCGCTCGAAGGATGGGGTCGAGGTGCTGATGCACCTGGGCCTGGAGACCGTGGCGCTGGAGGGCGAGGGCTTCACGGTCCACGTGACCGAGGGACAGTCGGTGAAGGCGTCCCAGCCGCTGGTGACCTTCGACCTGGACCTGCTGGCGCAGCGGGCCAAAAGCTTGATTACGCCGGTGGTGGTGACCAATGGCGAGGCGTTCGTCATCTCCACCCGGCAACTGAACCGCGAGGTCGAGGTTGGCGAGCCGCTGATGGTCCTGCGCGCGGGCGCGGGGGCGGCCAGCGGTGAAACCGTCGTGGGCGGTCCGGTGGCCAGCCGAGGCCTGACCGTGCCGCTGGCCCATGGCCTGCACGCGCGTCCTGCCGCCCGCATCGCCACTGAGGCCAAAGGCTTTGAGGCCCAGGTGTTCATCGCCGCCCTGAACCGCCGCGCCAGCGCGCGCAGTCCGGTGGGCCTGATGTCCCTAGCCATCCGTCATGGGGACCAGATCATCGTCAGCGCCGAGGGGCCGGACGCCGAGGATGCGGTGTTCGCGGTGGCGGCCCTGATCGAGAGCGGCATGGGCGAGGCCGCCGCGGCGCCGGGGTCTGAACCCGTGGCGGCGCCGATGGTCAGAGCGTCCGCACCGGTGGATGGAGCGTTGCGCGGGGTGACCGCTTCGCCCGGTCTGGCCATCGGCCGGGCCATTCCGTTGGCGTCGCGCGAGATCGTGGTCGAGGAGCAGGGGCAGGGGGCGGAGTTCGAGGGCGACGCCCTGTCGGCGGCTCTGGCGTCTGTCCGCGCGCGCATCGAGGAGTCCGCCCAGAGCGGCGACGCGGCGCGGCGGGCGATCCTGGCGGCGCATGCGGCGTTCCTGGACGATCCGGAGCTGGTGGCCGCCGCGCGGCGGCTGACCGACGAGAACAAGAGCGCCGGTTTCGCCTGGCGCAAGGCCGTCGGCGGTTATGTGGACGTGCTGAAAAGCCTGGGCGACCGGCGGATGGCCGAGCGGGTCGACGACCTGCTGGACCTGGAGCGGCAGGTGCTGCTGACCCTGGCGGGGGAGGACCCGGAGGGCGCGCTCGACCTGCCGCCGGACGCGATCCTGCTGGCCGACGAGATGCTGCCCTCGCAACTGATGGCGTTGAAGCCGGGTCAGGCGGCGGGTTTCTGCACCGCGCGGGGCGGGCCGACCTCGCACGTGGCGATCCTGGCGGCGGCCATGGGCCTGCCGGCCATCGTGGCGGCGGGGGAAGGCGTGCTGTCGGTGACCAAGGGCACGGCCCTGATCTTGGACGCGGACGCCGGTTTGCTGCGCATCGCGCCGGATACACGCGCGCTGGAGGCGGCGCAGATGACCCTGGCGACGCGCCAGCAGCGACGCGCCGCGGCGCAGGCGGCGGCCAGGGAAGCCTGTCGCATGAGCGACAGCACGCGGATCGAGGTGTTCGCCAATGTGGGCAGCCTGAAGGACGCGCAGAACGCCGTAGCGGCGGGAGCGGAAGGCAGCGGCCTGCTACGCACCGAGTTCCTGTTCCTGGAGCGCGACACGCCGCCGGATGAGGCCGAGCAGGCGCGTCAGTACCAGGCCATCGCGACGGCGATGGAGGGACGGCCGCTGGTGATCCGCACCCTGGACATCGGGGCCGACAAGCCGGCGCCTTACCTGCCGATGCCGGCGGAGGAGAACCCGGCTCTGGGCCTGCGCGGTGTGCGCATCGGGCTTTGGCGGCCGGCGATCCTGAAGACCCAACTTCGGGCGATCCTGTCGGTTCAGCCGCTGGGCCAGTGCAAGATCATGCTGCCGATGATCAGCGGGGTGGACGAGCTGCGGGCCGTCCGCGCCCTGCTGGACGAGGCCAAGCGCGAACTGGGCGTGACGCAGAAAGTCGAGCTGGGGGTGATGGTGGAGACCCCGGCGGCGGCGGTGATGGCCGACGCCCTGGCGGCGGAGGCGGACTTCCTGTCCATCGGCACCAATGACCTGACGCAGTACGTGCTGGCCATGGACCGGGGCAATCCGGAGCTGGCGGCGCGGATCGACGCGCTTGACCCGGCGGTGCTGCGCCTGATCGCCCAGACGACGGCGGGGGCGAAGCTGCATGATCGTTGGGTCGGGGTGTGTGGGGGGCTCGCTTCCGATCTCGCCGCCGCGCCGATCCTGATCGGGCTTGGCGTCAGCGAGCTGTCGGCCACGGCGGCGGTCGTACCGGAGCTGAAGGCCCTGATCCGCACCCTTGATCCAGACCGTTGCCGCGCGCTGGCGGCCGAGGCGCTGAAGCAGACCTCGGCCGAGGACGTGCGCGGCCTCGCCACACGCTTCGTTCCGGGAATAGCCGCATGA